A part of Pseudomonas sp. MYb118 genomic DNA contains:
- a CDS encoding catalase family protein — translation MIMSTFKKELPLLARLWLWLGRLLGKIVLTVLVLGLIGWALSSAWFAWQHRGPVPSQEQIPAGEAAMTQDVIQTAVRIVDQHRESTRYLRDAHAKAHGCVKAEVQVLPELAQELRRGVFSEPGKRWQATLRLSNGNAYPQFDSIRDARGMAIKLLDVPGKQLLANRQDLHEQDFVMFSHPNFFVSDVAEYRQNVAAQADGKKVMAFFPGWDPRTWQIRHLFIALATLSPPPDSPTQTTYFSVSPYKFGEANAKFRVAPDPDNCPAYALPKQNHDLPNFLRSALNQQLSTDRVPACFVLQIQRQDANKYMPIEDTSIEWREADSPYQTVARITLPAQDFDTPAQNLQCDNLSFNPWFGLEAHRPIGGINRLRKAVYESVSDYRHSQNARQ, via the coding sequence ATGATCATGTCCACGTTCAAAAAGGAATTGCCGCTGCTGGCCCGACTCTGGCTGTGGCTGGGGCGGCTGCTCGGCAAGATTGTGCTGACGGTGCTGGTGCTCGGCCTGATCGGCTGGGCCTTGAGCAGCGCCTGGTTCGCCTGGCAACACCGAGGCCCGGTGCCTTCGCAAGAGCAGATCCCCGCCGGGGAAGCCGCGATGACCCAGGATGTAATCCAGACCGCTGTGCGTATCGTCGATCAACACCGCGAAAGCACCCGCTACCTGCGTGATGCCCACGCCAAGGCCCATGGCTGCGTGAAGGCCGAAGTGCAGGTGTTGCCGGAGCTGGCGCAGGAACTGCGGCGCGGCGTGTTCAGCGAACCGGGCAAACGGTGGCAAGCGACCCTGCGCCTGTCCAACGGCAACGCCTATCCGCAGTTCGACAGCATCCGCGATGCCCGGGGCATGGCGATCAAACTGCTGGACGTGCCGGGCAAGCAATTGCTCGCCAACCGCCAGGACCTGCACGAGCAGGACTTCGTGATGTTCAGCCACCCGAACTTCTTTGTCAGCGATGTCGCCGAATACCGTCAGAATGTGGCGGCGCAGGCGGACGGCAAGAAGGTCATGGCGTTCTTCCCTGGCTGGGACCCACGCACCTGGCAGATCCGCCACCTGTTCATCGCCCTGGCGACCCTCTCGCCACCGCCGGACAGCCCGACGCAGACCACCTATTTCTCCGTGTCGCCGTACAAGTTCGGCGAGGCCAATGCCAAGTTCAGGGTCGCGCCGGATCCGGATAACTGCCCGGCCTACGCCTTGCCCAAGCAGAATCACGACCTGCCGAACTTCCTGCGCAGCGCCTTGAACCAGCAACTGTCCACCGACCGCGTGCCGGCGTGTTTCGTCCTGCAGATCCAGCGTCAGGATGCGAACAAATACATGCCGATCGAAGACACCAGCATCGAGTGGCGCGAGGCGGATTCGCCCTACCAGACCGTGGCCCGCATCACCCTGCCCGCCCAGGATTTCGACACCCCGGCGCAGAACCTGCAATGCGACAACCTGTCGTTCAACCCGTGGTTCGGCCTGGAGGCACACCGCCCGATTGGCGGGATCAACCGGCTGCGCAAGGCGGTGTATGAGTCAGTCAGCGATTACCGCCACAGCCAGAACGCCAGACAGTAA
- a CDS encoding gamma-glutamyltransferase family protein, producing the protein MLNFSAHEYPYASQRQSVFARRGMVAASQPLAAEAGIEIMRQGGNAINAAIATAAALIVVEPTGCGLGGDAFALVWIKGQLHGLNANGHAPAALSIEAVKAAGHEQMPLYGWTPVTVPGCPSAWAELSRRFGKLPFADLLQPAISLARDGFPLSPVVAHQWQIALDEFSPHRDALLEPWFETFLIEGRAPRAGELFRNPAQARTLEELAATQCESLYRGALAQRLDAHSKATGGYLRATDLADYRAQWVEPIHINYRGVDVWEIPPSGQGLVALMTLKILEGFDFDHRDSQQTWHRQLEAMKLAYSDGLHYITDPEHMRVAVADLLSDDYSARRRAQIGEQAQPPKPGDPHASGTVYLACADAEGNMISFIQSNYHGFGSGVVLPDSGIALQNRGQEFSLDPGHSNCLAPGKKTFHTIIPGFLSKDGEALGPFGVMGGYMQPQGHVQMVMNLVDFGLNPQAALDAPRWQWLGEMKVGIEQGASRDLANALARRGHQVEIASDLTDYGRGQIILRDPVSGVLCGGTEPRADSHIAVW; encoded by the coding sequence ATGTTGAATTTCTCTGCACACGAGTATCCCTATGCCTCGCAGCGCCAGAGCGTGTTCGCCCGGCGAGGCATGGTGGCCGCCTCGCAGCCGCTGGCGGCGGAGGCGGGGATCGAAATCATGCGCCAGGGCGGCAACGCCATCAATGCGGCGATCGCTACGGCGGCGGCCCTGATTGTGGTCGAACCCACCGGGTGTGGCCTGGGCGGTGACGCCTTTGCGCTGGTCTGGATCAAGGGCCAGTTGCATGGCCTGAACGCCAACGGCCATGCGCCGGCGGCGCTGAGCATCGAGGCGGTGAAGGCCGCTGGCCATGAACAGATGCCGTTGTACGGCTGGACCCCGGTCACCGTGCCCGGTTGCCCGTCGGCCTGGGCCGAGCTGTCCCGGCGGTTCGGCAAGTTGCCGTTCGCCGACCTGCTGCAACCGGCCATCAGCCTGGCGCGCGACGGCTTTCCGCTGTCGCCGGTGGTCGCCCATCAATGGCAGATCGCCCTGGACGAGTTCAGCCCCCACCGCGATGCGTTGCTCGAGCCGTGGTTCGAGACTTTCCTGATCGAAGGCCGCGCGCCGCGGGCCGGTGAGCTGTTCCGCAACCCGGCCCAGGCCCGGACCCTGGAAGAGCTGGCCGCCACGCAATGTGAAAGCCTGTACCGTGGCGCCCTGGCCCAGCGCCTGGATGCCCATTCCAAAGCCACCGGCGGTTACCTGCGGGCCACCGATCTGGCCGACTACCGGGCGCAGTGGGTCGAGCCGATCCACATCAACTACCGCGGCGTCGATGTCTGGGAAATCCCGCCCAGCGGCCAGGGCCTGGTGGCGTTGATGACGCTGAAGATCCTCGAAGGCTTCGACTTCGACCATCGCGACAGCCAGCAGACCTGGCACCGTCAGTTGGAAGCGATGAAGCTGGCCTACAGCGACGGCCTGCACTACATCACCGACCCGGAGCACATGCGCGTGGCCGTGGCCGACCTGCTCAGCGATGACTACAGCGCCCGTCGCCGCGCGCAGATCGGCGAGCAGGCGCAGCCGCCCAAGCCGGGCGACCCCCATGCCAGCGGCACGGTGTACCTGGCCTGCGCCGACGCCGAGGGCAACATGATCTCGTTCATCCAGAGCAACTACCACGGCTTTGGCTCCGGCGTGGTCCTGCCCGACAGCGGCATCGCCCTGCAGAACCGCGGCCAGGAATTCAGCCTCGATCCGGGCCATTCGAACTGCCTGGCACCGGGCAAGAAGACCTTCCACACCATCATCCCCGGTTTCCTCAGCAAGGACGGCGAGGCCCTCGGCCCGTTCGGCGTGATGGGCGGCTACATGCAGCCCCAGGGGCATGTGCAGATGGTCATGAACCTGGTGGATTTCGGCCTCAACCCGCAAGCAGCCCTGGATGCGCCGCGCTGGCAATGGCTGGGGGAAATGAAAGTCGGCATCGAGCAGGGCGCTTCCCGAGACCTGGCCAATGCCCTGGCCCGACGCGGGCATCAGGTAGAGATCGCCAGCGACCTGACCGATTACGGGCGTGGCCAGATCATCCTGCGCGACCCGGTCAGCGGCGTGCTGTGCGGGGGCACCGAACCGCGGGCGGATTCGCATATTGCGGTGTGGTAA
- a CDS encoding polyamine ABC transporter substrate-binding protein, with protein sequence MRISSLAAALCMAAVLPQVQAAEQELKFYNWSDYIAPDTLKNFEQDSGIKVQYDIFDTNEMLEAKMLSGHSGYDLVVPSSQFLSKQIRAGAYQPLQRNLLGNWKHLDPRLMQRLEAADPGNKYAVPSCRGTVAIGFQRGKGPRRTGRGPWCSNSWWMVFDPANLAKLKSCGVAFLDAPVKIIPQALLYLGLDPNSTKPDDYKKASALLMKLKPSVTYFNSSKYTADLANGDICVAIGYSGDVMQAQSRAKEAGKTVDIRYLLPKEGVNLWFDMLAIPKDAGNTVGAHKLIDYLLRPEVIAPVSDYVGYANPNKDATALMDPKVSSDPGIYPGDDVIAHTFVSADLPDAIQRLITREWNRIKSGQ encoded by the coding sequence ATGCGTATATCCAGTCTTGCTGCGGCCCTGTGCATGGCCGCCGTGTTGCCCCAGGTGCAGGCCGCCGAACAGGAGCTGAAGTTCTACAACTGGTCCGACTACATTGCCCCCGACACCTTGAAGAACTTCGAGCAGGACAGCGGCATCAAGGTCCAGTACGACATCTTCGACACCAACGAAATGCTCGAGGCCAAGATGTTGTCCGGGCATTCGGGGTATGACCTGGTGGTGCCGTCGAGCCAGTTTCTCTCCAAGCAGATCCGCGCCGGCGCCTACCAGCCGTTGCAGCGCAACCTGCTGGGCAACTGGAAACACCTCGACCCGCGCCTGATGCAGCGCCTGGAAGCCGCCGATCCTGGCAACAAGTACGCCGTGCCTTCATGTCGGGGCACCGTGGCCATCGGCTTCCAGCGAGGAAAAGGTCCGCGCCGCACTGGGCGAGGACCGTGGTGCTCGAATTCCTGGTGGATGGTCTTCGACCCGGCCAACCTGGCCAAGCTCAAGAGTTGCGGCGTGGCCTTCCTTGATGCCCCGGTGAAGATCATTCCCCAGGCCTTGTTGTACCTGGGCCTGGACCCCAACAGCACCAAGCCCGACGACTACAAGAAGGCCTCGGCGCTGCTGATGAAACTCAAACCGTCGGTGACCTACTTCAACTCGTCGAAATACACCGCCGATCTCGCCAACGGTGATATCTGCGTGGCCATCGGCTATTCCGGCGACGTGATGCAGGCCCAGAGCCGGGCCAAGGAAGCCGGGAAAACCGTGGACATCCGCTACCTGCTGCCCAAGGAAGGGGTCAACCTGTGGTTCGACATGCTGGCCATTCCCAAGGATGCCGGCAACACCGTCGGTGCCCACAAGCTGATCGACTACCTGCTGCGCCCCGAAGTGATCGCCCCGGTCAGCGACTACGTGGGCTACGCCAACCCGAACAAAGACGCCACCGCGCTGATGGACCCGAAAGTCAGCAGCGATCCGGGCATCTACCCCGGTGATGACGTGATCGCCCACACCTTCGTGTCCGCCGACCTGCCGGACGCGATCCAGCGGCTGATCACCCGCGAGTGGAACCGGATCAAGTCCGGCCAATGA
- a CDS encoding di-heme-cytochrome C peroxidase yields MRLFYRLLILIVALLGIALAVVLYYVANPRLPQWTPAQQVHYLEQWSASDRQTYYFTPQGTQVKGLRYEWFTALELPFSERRFAAPEYMARFGFLIDPGQKATPDNPGNLPVGFARHQNPGSKDEFLDITCSACHTGELRFKDQAIRIDGGTAQHVLPSSVPTLRGGSFGQALVASLASTYYNPWKFERFARNVLGQGYDAQHQQLRKDFKQSLDTFLKVAWNDTHRGLYPTQEGPGRTDAFGRIANASFGDAISPANYRVANAPVDYPQLWDMWTFDWVQWNGSAQQPMARNIGEALGVGATLNFFDDNRQPLMGDDRYPSSVRVRDLHLIEETLQRLKPPAWPEELLGTIDKPLAAKGRALFTENCAGCHVPKVTQEGERWVQHLHMLPVEVIGTDPTAANNIANHRFDLTALQWDPAELKKLDVKLDPEPKEPLDLSQLSVAKGLAYVTAFVENRAYRDANITPAEKPQFDGFGLPIGVREMVAYKARPLAGVWATPPFLHNGSVPSIYQLLSPQDERATTFYRGTFEYDPRHLGYRTEAFENGFVFDTRITGNRNSGHEFRAGERGNGVIGRLLQPEERWALLEYLKVLGGPLETQLP; encoded by the coding sequence TTGCGCCTCTTTTACCGACTGCTGATTCTGATCGTGGCACTGCTGGGTATCGCCCTGGCGGTGGTCCTGTACTACGTCGCCAACCCCAGACTGCCGCAGTGGACGCCCGCGCAACAGGTGCACTACCTGGAGCAGTGGAGCGCGAGCGACCGCCAGACCTACTATTTCACCCCCCAGGGCACGCAAGTCAAAGGCCTGCGCTACGAGTGGTTCACCGCCCTCGAACTGCCCTTCTCGGAGCGACGATTCGCCGCGCCGGAGTACATGGCACGTTTCGGTTTCCTGATCGACCCCGGTCAGAAAGCCACGCCCGACAACCCCGGCAACCTGCCCGTGGGCTTCGCCCGGCATCAAAATCCCGGCAGTAAAGATGAGTTTCTGGATATTACCTGCTCGGCCTGCCACACCGGCGAGCTGCGCTTCAAGGACCAGGCCATCCGCATTGACGGCGGTACCGCGCAACATGTGTTGCCCTCCAGTGTTCCGACACTGCGCGGTGGCAGTTTCGGACAGGCCCTGGTGGCCAGTCTGGCGTCGACTTACTACAACCCGTGGAAGTTCGAACGGTTCGCCCGCAACGTGCTGGGCCAGGGCTACGACGCGCAACACCAACAACTGCGCAAGGACTTCAAGCAGTCCCTCGATACCTTCCTCAAGGTGGCCTGGAACGATACCCATCGGGGCCTCTACCCAACGCAGGAAGGCCCTGGCCGTACCGATGCGTTCGGGCGCATTGCCAACGCCAGTTTCGGCGACGCGATTTCCCCGGCCAACTACCGGGTGGCCAACGCACCGGTGGACTACCCGCAACTGTGGGACATGTGGACCTTCGATTGGGTGCAGTGGAATGGCTCGGCGCAGCAACCCATGGCGCGCAACATCGGCGAAGCCCTGGGTGTGGGGGCCACGCTGAATTTCTTCGACGACAACCGCCAGCCGCTCATGGGCGACGACCGCTACCCGTCCAGCGTGCGGGTGCGCGACCTGCATCTGATTGAAGAAACCCTGCAACGACTCAAGCCGCCGGCCTGGCCGGAGGAGCTGCTGGGCACCATCGACAAGCCATTGGCTGCCAAGGGCCGCGCGCTGTTTACCGAGAACTGCGCCGGATGCCACGTGCCGAAAGTGACCCAGGAAGGCGAGCGCTGGGTCCAGCATCTGCACATGCTGCCGGTCGAGGTCATTGGCACCGACCCTACCGCCGCGAACAACATCGCCAACCACCGTTTCGACCTGACCGCCCTGCAATGGGACCCGGCGGAGCTCAAGAAGCTGGACGTGAAACTGGACCCCGAGCCCAAGGAGCCGCTGGACTTGAGCCAACTGTCGGTGGCCAAGGGCCTGGCCTACGTCACCGCCTTCGTCGAGAACCGTGCCTATCGCGACGCCAACATCACCCCGGCCGAGAAGCCGCAGTTCGACGGTTTCGGCCTGCCCATCGGCGTGCGCGAAATGGTCGCCTACAAGGCCCGGCCGCTGGCGGGCGTGTGGGCCACACCGCCGTTTTTGCACAATGGTTCGGTGCCGAGCATCTATCAATTGCTCTCGCCCCAGGATGAACGCGCCACCACCTTCTACCGGGGCACCTTCGAGTACGACCCACGGCACCTGGGCTATCGCACGGAAGCCTTCGAAAATGGCTTCGTGTTCGATACGCGCATTACCGGCAACCGCAACAGCGGCCATGAATTCCGCGCCGGCGAACGCGGCAATGGCGTGATTGGCCGGTTGCTGCAACCCGAGGAGCGCTGGGCGCTGCTGGAATACCTGAAAGTGCTGGGCGGCCCGCTGGAGACACAACTGCCATGA
- a CDS encoding FCD domain-containing protein: ALYALIEAPMRLWLQHVDKPLSARQEHAVILEAIRAGDAQQAEAVVREHIEGTVPELISFLQTAK; the protein is encoded by the coding sequence GCCCTGTATGCGCTGATCGAGGCGCCCATGCGCCTGTGGCTGCAACACGTCGACAAACCCCTGAGTGCGCGCCAGGAACACGCGGTGATTCTCGAGGCGATTCGCGCAGGCGACGCGCAGCAGGCCGAGGCGGTGGTGCGCGAGCACATCGAAGGCACCGTTCCGGAATTGATCAGCTTTCTGCAAACAGCCAAATAA